In Mucilaginibacter sp. KACC 22063, the genomic stretch GTATTTTGAAATCCTTAAACTTCTTAGATTTTTTTAACTGGTCTATCTCCTGGTTACTTAACTTTTTTGGGGCAGGATCTAAATTTGGAAGGCTTGGGTATTGTTTAGAAGTAATTGTTATGGCAGCAGCTACCACCGCACTTGCTAAAATGATAACAAGTATACGACTTAACCATTTAAACCGGTTCCATCTTTTTGGTGTATCTGCCTGAAATATCTGTTTGTTAGCCATTAAATTGGTTAAACTTTAAACTAATTTAAAAAGTTTGAAATGAAGTTATGATAAACCTTATAAAAAAGGAAATTATTAAAGAAGTAAAAGGCTGATTAGTTGGGTTTTATATTAGAAAAATCCACGCCGCACTTACAATTGCTACCGCAACCCTTTTTAGCCGTAAAGCTTTTGTAGATCATTCGGCCTACATAAAACAGTGCTGCTGCAAAAAGTAAAACGATAATTACTGTCTGGATCATGGATACAAAGGTATGATTATATTTTAATACGCTTACGGCAGGTATATATTATTACACAGGCATTAAATAATATACCTGTCAGCGAGTTACCACCTCATTCTGTATGAATGTTGGGGATAAAGCTATGCCCTGGATGATTGACTATCTTAATCAGCGAAGTAGTATCTGCGATGCAATGAGAACAAGGTTATATGGTGCCTTATGTGGAAGACTACCGGTAATTAGCGCGTTTGATTAATAATTTAATGTCTGTTATTTTAATTTTATGGCCGTCTGTTTCTATCAGCCCTTCTTGTTTAAAGTCCTTCAATATCCTTACCACATTTTCTTTAGCGATCCCTGTTATATAGGCAAGGTCGCTTCTGGAGATGGTTAAATAGATTTTTTTAAAGTCCTCATCCTCCTCTTTATACTTTTCGCGCAGTACTATTAAAGCTATAGCCAATCGTTCTGTTGCTGTTCGCTGGCCCAATACCGAAATACTGTTTGATAATACCTTAATATCGTGGCTTAATATTTTAATTAGTCTTAAGGCGAAAAGCGGGCATTTTTTTATGATGAACATAAAATCAACTGCAGGTATAAAATAAATCATGCAGTTTTCAATCGCAGCTGCCGAATCCGGGTACCGCTCCTCTGACAGAACAGCATGATAGCCTATCAGTTCTTTTGCTTTAGCAATGTATATGATTTGCTGTTTGCCCAAATGATCGGTCTTGTACTTTTTTACTTTTCCAGCGTGTACAAGAAAAATCCCGGACGGCACAGTTCCTTCTCTAAATATTATTTCGCCCTTTTTATAAGTGTGCAAACTACTATTAATCATCAGGCGATTATAGTCTTCTTCTGCCAAGGCATTAAGTGCAGATCCGCTGTCAAAGATCCACTCATCAATGGGGAAAATTCCGGCAATACTCATTGCACGAATTTAAGAAAAAGTGATAATAATCAACGCTTTATGTTGATATAATTCAAAAAAGAAGGGGCCAATATTAACTAATTTGCAAAAAAAACTATTAGACCCCATTACAATGAAAAAATATTTATTCTCATTAACAATTATTGCGTTCTGCTTTAAGCTTAACACGGCTAAAGCTCAATTTTCTGTTGCAACTAAAAAAGAAAATACCTGGCATTTGGAGGTAGGAGCAAACGGATTATACGATCTTAACCCAGGTAAAAAGTATTACACAGCAGGTTTTGGTGCACAATTAGCCGGGATTTACTATCCTAATGAATTTGTAGGAATAACTTTAACTACCGGATACTTTGATTTACCGGGTAAGAAAAGAACCGTAAATCGTACGGAAATTAAACAGCCCAATTTTCAATTTGTACCATTAAAACTTGGCGTAAGAGGTTTTTTCGTCCCTAAATGGTATCTTGCAGGTGAATTTGGCTTAGGCTATGCCACGCCAGATATAGGTAATAATACACATTTCGCTAAAACCATTGCGCCGGGTTTAGGATATGAAGATCTGGATTCAGGACTTGATGTTAGCTTAAGGTATGAGAATATGCACCATCAAGGTAATTATGTAAGTATGATTGCATTACAGGTTGCTTACTCCATAAATTTATCTAAATAAATATTCTCTTATGTAAACGGATGATTCGTTGGGAACATTCCCGACGAATCATTCGTTTATAAAAATAAAGTTTGATTCTTCCTGGTTTATAAAATCAACTAATTTGTTGTTTTCATAAACTTTTGCAATATAACCTATTTCTTTAAGATAGTCCATTACTACCTGACGCATTTCGTTGGCCCACAACTCGCAATAAATTACCGGCTTATGCTTGGTTAACAGCTGCTGCGCACCCTTAAGTACATAGTATTCAAAGTTTTCTACATCTATTTTAATACCCGCAATTTTTTGTACTACCTGCAGTTCAGCAAGGTCGTCAAGCCTTTTTACCGGCACTGAGATTATCTCACCCTCATTAGGGTCATCGGTTGCCTCATTAAACACATGACAAAGCCCCTGCATTTTAACACCGTTAATAACCGGTATCACCATTTTTAATTCGCCGGGCGCATCAGCCAAACCAATCTCGTGCAACACTACATTTTTAAGCTTGTAGTGTTTAATAATACGCTTAAGGGCATTGATATTGGGCGGCACCGGCTCAAAAGAATGAAGTGTTAATGATGGAAACTTTTTAGCCATAGGCACCGTGGTAATGCCAATATTTGCGCCTATATCTAACAAGGTGGTACCGGGTGGGATAAGATCTAAAAATTGCAGAAAACCACGCTCATACTTATCATATTTGAGCATAAAGGCCTTAAACCGTGAAAAATAGTACAGGTAATTTTCGAATCCTAATAGTTTTTGAAGCGTTGAGATGATTGCTTTTTTCATCAATAGGTTATATGCGTTTATTTTGGTTCGCTAAATATAAAATATAATTTCAGCTTAATTAATGTTTTAATATCTTTCGCAATTAGAAACCCTATCAGGGTTCCTGATCGCTTTATTAAGCAATATATGATTAACAAAAAGCAGCCTATAAAGGTTGCCGTATTAGATCTTTACAACGGTATTTCAAATACCGCAATAAGTGCTTTTGAAAAGCTGCTTACAGACTGTAAAAGCCTGCATGGGGCAGATATGGACTGGCAGGTATTTGATGTAAGGAAAAACACAGCTTTACCCGGCGATAAGTTCGATATTTATATATGCAGCGGCGGGCCGGGAAACCCATTTACGGCACATGAGGAATGGGACAAACGTTATTTTGAACTTATAGAATCGCTGGATAGGCATAACCGCTCATCTGCTACCCGTAAAAAGTATGCGCTTTTTATTTGTCACTCTTTTCAACTGATGTGCAGGCAATATAATTTAGGAACAGTATGCCTGCGTAAAAAACCCGTTTATGGCATTGTGCCGGCAACCTTTGTTAATAACGGAAATGCCGATACCGTTTTCAACGGCCTGAACGACCCGTTCTACGTACTCGACTCGCGAAGCTGGCAGGTAATTAATCCGGATGAAAAAGTTTTTGAAAAAATGGGTGCACAATTATTAGCCATTGAACAGGGCACGGCCATTTCTGAAGCAGAACCAGCCATGATGGCTATCCGCTTTTCGCCTTACTTTATAGGTACACAATTTCACCCCGAAGCGGAGCCTGCGGCTTTAAAAAATAATTTACTTACAGCTACGCGTAAAAATGAGGTAATAACAGCACATGGCGAAGCGCACTACCATGAACTGCTGCGCCTTTTGAATAAACCATCAATACTTGGAGCAACATACGACACTATAATACCCGGATTTTTAAAACAGGCAATTGACGGATTAAAAGCAATTGATTGATAATTGTTTAACACAATATTTACAGGCTGGTAATGTGACGTTGCAATTACTTGCAATTGCTTTAAAATTCAATAAATTAAGCTTACCTTTGCGCAAAATTTAGAGGCATTTTCATGCAAAATAAAATCCGCAATATTGCTATCATAGCACACGTTGACCACGGCAAAACTACGCTGGTTGACAAAATCCTGCACAGTTGTGCCATTTTTCGTGACAACCAGGAAACAGGCGAGCTGATACTGGACAACAACGATCTTGAGCGCGAACGTGGTATCACCATCGTTTCTAAAAACGTTTCTGTTCGTTACAAAGACGTAAAAATTAACATTATTGATACTCCGGGCCACGCCGACTTTGGTGGCGAGGTTGAACGTGTACTTAAAATGGCTGACGGTGTATTGCTGCTTTGCGATGCATTTGAAGGCGCTATGCCTCAAACCCGTTTCGTAACACAAAAGGCATTGGCTTTAGGCCTTAAACCTATTGTGGTTGTAAATAAGGTAGATAAAGAAAACTGCCGTCCTGAAGAGGTTTATGAGCAGATATTTGAACTTTTCTTTAACCTTGAAGCTACTGAAGAACAGCTTGACTTCCCGGTAATTTACGGTTCGTCAAAACAAGGTTGGATGAATACCGACTGGAAAGTTCCGACTGATAATATTTTTCCATTGATGGATGCCATTCTGGAAAACATTCCACCGGCTCCTATCAGCGAAGGTACTTTGCAAATGCAGATCACCTCGCTTGACTATTCATCATTTGTTGGCCGTATCGCTATTGGCCGTGTTGCCCGTGGTACTATTAAAGAAGGCCAGCCGGTATCTTTGGTTAAACGCGACGGTACTATTCAAAAAACAAGAATTAAAGAGCTTTACACTTTTGAAGGCTTAGGTAAGGTTAAAGCTACCGAAGTACAATCTGGTGATATTTGCGCTGTTGTAGGTATAGAAGGTTTTGATATTGGCGATACTATTGCCGATTTCGAAAAACCGGAACAACTGGAGGTCATCAAAATTGACGAGCCTACCATGAACATGTTGTTCACGATCAACAACTCGCCGTTCTTTGGTAAAGAAGGTAAATTTGTTACCTCACGCCACCTGCGCGATCGTTTATACAAAGAGATGGAGAAAAACCTGGCGTTAAGGGTTGTAGAAACCGAATCGCCGGATGCATACCTGGTTTATGGCCGTGGTATCCTTCACTTATCTGTATTAATTGAAACCATGCGCCGCGAAGGTTACGAATTACAGGTAGGCCAGCCGCAGGTTATTGTTAAAGAGATTGACGGTGTTAAATGTGAGCCGGTCGAAACGCTGATTGTTGACGTACCTGGTGATGTTGCCGGTAAAGTAATTGAGCTGGTAACACAACGTAAAGGCGACCTGTTAGTGATGGAGCCTAAAGGCGACTTGCAACACTTAGAATTTGATATCCCTGCACGTGGTATCATTGGTTTACGTAATAACGTATTAACTGCTACTGGCGGCGAGGCCATTATGGCACACCGTTTTAAAGCATACGAACCATGGAAAGGTCAGATCCCTGGCCGCTTAAATGGTGTATTGGTATCAATGGATACTGGTAAAACTACTGCTTTTGCTATTGATAAATTGCAGGACCGTGGCCGTTTCTTTATCGATCCGGGAGTTGATATTTACGAAGGACAGGTATTAGGCGAGCACATCCGTGATAATGATTTGGTGATTAACTTAACTAAAGGCAAGCAGTTAACCAACATGCGTGCATCAGGTAGTGATACCAACGTACGTATTGCTCCTGCTATCAAATTTTCGTTAGAAGAATCAATGGAATACATCCAGGCTGACGAGTACATCGAGGTTACTCCACAAAGCATCCGTATTCGTAAAATCTATCTGAACGAAAACGAAAGAAAGATCAATGCTAAAAAGTTTGTAAACCAATAATCGGTTATTACAATCAAAATATATCAAAGCCCTGTTGGTAACCAACAGGGCTTTTTTTGTTAACCTCACCCACGCTTTTATTTGTCATTGCGAGCGAAGCGTGGCAATCTTTACTTCGCTTTAAAAATCAGCGTACGCATTTATGCCTCACCCCAACCCTCTCCAAAAGGAGAGGGAGTTTTGATTCCCTTAAATTAACACCTCATTGCGATCCGCGCTTAGCGGAGAAGCAATCCCCGGCCATGCTGGTATCTACTATTTGTTATTGCGAACGAAGCGTGGCAATCTAAACTAAAAATCGTTGGAGAGCTTTACTTCGCTTTAAATATTAGCGTACGTGTTTATGCCTCACCTCCAACCCTCTCCTTCTGGAGAGGGAGTTGTTAGTCTCTTAGATTAAAGAGGAGATAAATCAAAACGTCATTGCGATCCGCTGGTGGCGAAGCAATCCCCGGCAGTGCAGGTAGTTAATTATGTATCATTGCGAGCGAAGCGTGGCAATCTAAAATCCGTTAGCAATAAAAAATGATCTTTACTTCACTTTAAATATCAGCGTACGCGGAGTTTTATATCCTAACTGCTCATACCCCTGATCGTGCAGAAAGCTGTAAATTTCAGAAGCATCAACCTTACCCGATTCATTATCCACATCTTCTACCAATAAATAAGCAGGGCGATATTTTTCCCAGTTGTTTGATTCTAATAGCTGGATATCCAAACCAGCTACGTCAATGCTCATAAAATCAATTACGGTAGCTTCTGGTAAGTGCTCATCCAGTAATTGAGATAACGGATAAATATCTACTTCGGCAGTCCCTACAACCTGGTAGCGTTCGTCGGTTGCGGCCTGGCTATCGGCCAGCTCTTTATCAAAAGTATTTAATGAAGGTTCTTTAAACTGATATAATGTGCGCTTTTCCCTTTCAGCACCAATACCAACGTTCAGGTTTTTATCGCGAACGCGGTATTGCTCAAAAAGGTTGATCGCATCCGGGGTAGGCTCAATATTAATACCCTGCCAACCCTGCTCATAAAAATATGCCGTGTTGGAATACCGGAAAGGGTGATGCGCACCTATGTCGATGAAAAAACCTTTATAATGATCAAAATCTACAATGCTTTCGCTCAGCAGCGATCTTAAAATCATGTCTTCACCGTCTTGCGAGAAAGAGTTGCGCGGCTTAAAACCAGGGTATTTATTTTCTTCAGTAAACATAGTAATGGCCTTGGGGCTATATCCGTGGGCAAAATAACAAATTATAAAACACTAATGCTACTATACCACCGTTTATGCAGGCATACTATTTAACATTTTATACATTTGCTGCATAAATATGCGCTTACCTAACATTCCCGGTTTTGACCAGCAAGCTTTAGAAAAGTATTTTAAAAATACCGGGTGGTTGTTTATAGGCCGTATTGGCAGCCTTGCTATTAAAATGGTGGTGGGTATAGTGCTGGCCAATTACTTAGGCGCAACCCAAAATGGTGTAATAAACGGCGGCTTAGCTTACTTATCATTTTTCGCGGCTATAGCTACGCTTGGTTTAGACCAGTACATTGTAAAAGAGCTGCATCAATATCCCGAAAACCGCGATGCTATTTTAGGGACCTCCTTCTGGATGAAGATAATGGCAGGCCTGTTGTGTATCCCTTTGATCTTTGCGGCATATCATATTTATCCGGCTAAGGCAACGCCTTATAGCTATGTCTTTATCCTGTCGTTTACGGGTTTGGTGCAAGCTTTTAACGTCATCGATTCGTATTACCAGGCGCAGGTACAGTCAAAGTATATTATGCGTGTGCAGGTGATCGGCAATATCATCTCGGCAGCTATTAAGTTTATACTGGTATTGCTTAAATATCCGCTGGTATATTTCATCTATTCATACCTGTTTGATATCGTAATTCTTTCTACCGGCTACTTTTTTACTTACCAATCGCAGGGGCGAAGCATTTTTAAGTGGGGCTTTGAAAGCAAGCTGGCTAAAAAGCTGCTTACTTATTCGTGGCCTTTGATCATTGCAGGTATCATGGTTTCGGTTTATATGAAGATAGACCAAATCATGCTGCAAAACATGAGCGGTGCAAAGGAGGCGGGTGCCTATGCAACGGTAGCTTCACTAAGCGAAGCCTGGAACTTTATCCCGTCAATAATTGTGTCGTCGCTTTTTCCGGCAATTTTAAATGCCAAGCGTGATGACGAACAGCGTTACAAAAAGCGCGTTCAAAACCTTTACGACCTGATGGTATACATCAGCCTGCCAACGGCCATCGTCATAACCTTTGCGGCACCGTTTATCTATACACTTTACAAACACGAATATGCTTATGCCGCACCGGTACTATCGGTACATATATGGTCGGGGATATTTGTGTTTTTAGGCGTGGCCAGCAGCCAGCAACTGATCACCGAAAACTTAAACAAGCTTACCTTTATCCGCACAGGTTTCGGTGCTGTTGTAAACATTTTACTGAACCTGGTGCTTATTCCTAAAATGGGCATGATGGGGGCAGCTATAGCTACGCTGGTTGCTTATGCAAGCGCGACATTTTTACTATTGTTTATCCCCAAAACTTTCAGGCAGGGGGTAATGATGTTAAAATCTTTATTCTTAATTTCACTTATTCAAAAAATATTAAAGCGTTGAGTATCATTTCATCACTAATAGAATTGGCTAAAAAGCCTGCAAGATTACGTTCTTTACTTTCTTTCAATGGCAAAGGCTATTTAAGCGAAATAGGCTGGTTTAACGCTTTTGATAATAAAAAACCGGTTGATGCCGAAGGTAACCCTATACCGTGGGTAACTTACAGCTTTATTGATTTTATAAAAGAGCGCATTGGTAAGCAGCATACCGTATTTGAGTTTGGTTCAGGCAATTCAACCTTCTTTTATGCAAAGTATGCAGGCATTGTTGTATCGGTTGAGCATGATAAAGGCTGGTACGATTCGATTGCCAATAACCGCCCGGCCAACTCTGAAATTATATTTTGCGAACTAAAGAAAGACGGCGACTACTGCCGTATGCCGGTTAAGCTTCAGGAAAAATTTGACATCATCATTGTTGACGGCCGCGACCGTGTTAATTGTTGTAAACAGGCAGTAGAGGCACTGTCTGAAAACGGTGTTGTAGTGCTTGATGATTCTGAACGCGAATTTTATAAACCAGGGATCGACTTTTTAACCAGTAAAGGCTTTAAACAATTGTCATTCAGCGGCATATCGCCCGGCTTGTTTTACCGTAAGTCAACTTCGATATTTTATAAAGAAAACAACTGTCTGGGTATCTAAAACACCTGATGCGCAAGGCTAATTATTATTTTTAAGCACTTAAAAACATTTCTTTAACGTACTGTTTTTGAGATAAGGTTCAGTATCCGATCAACTTATCAAATTTCTATTGATGCAGAAACTTGCACCTATTGCATTATTTGTTTACAACCGGCCAGATCATACCCGCCGTACATTAAGCTATCTGCAAAAAAACCTGCTGGCAGAAGATTCGCGCCTGTATATTTTCTCTGATGCGGCTAAAACACCAGCCGATGAGCAGAAAGTAAATGAAGTACGCGATATGCTGAAAAACGTCACCGGCTTTAAGGCAGTAAAAGTAGTTGAGCGTAAACAGAATATGGGGCTGGCGGCATCAATCATAGATGGCGTTAGTCAGCTGGTGAATGAGTACGGCAAAGTGATTGTGTTTGAAGACGACCTGCTTTCGTCCCCTTATACCCTGCAATATTTTAACGAGGCGCTTGACCGCTATGCCGACGAAGAAAAGGTGATGCATATCGGCGCTTATATGTATGACTTAAAAACACCCGACCTGCCGCAGACCTTTTTTTACCGTGCAGCAACCAGCTGGGGCTGGGCCACATGGGCACGTGCCTGGAAAAACTTTGAACCGGATGTTGATAAACTCATGGGCCAGTTTGACAAGGAAAAGATTAACGCCTTTTCTATTGATGGCACCATGAATTTCTGGAAGCAGATGCAGCAGTTTAAGGCTGGTAAAAATAACTCGTGGGCTATACGCTGGTATGCTTCTATATTTTTAAAGGGCGGCTTAACGCTCAACCCTTCCAAATCATTAATTCAAAACATCGGGCACGATGGTACAGGGGTTCATTCAAACCTCGAAGATATCTATAATGTAAAACCGGCACAACAGCCCGTTACTGCCTTCCCCGATGCGATTGAAGAGCATAAGAAAACTTACCAGGCTATCCGTAACTTCTTAAAAAATCGCAAAGGCAATCTATTGCAACGAATAGTGCGCTTTATTAATCAAAAGCTGAAAACTTAGTTATTTTGTAGCGGTTACCACTATGTATGGCGACAGGCGTTTGCTATCAACCGGGATGATTTTAGTGGCAATTTTACCGGCAAGCCAAAGTCCTTTAAAGAATACTTTTACAGATGATGGTTGCTGCGCTTTATTCTCCAACCAGATAGAGAATTTGCCATAATACCCCGATTTTACATTTTTTAAACCTAAAGCTTTGCAATAATCTGCAAGCAGCTGCGGGTTCATGCTATCGATATTATGCTTACTGTAATTTTCCGGATCATACTTGCGTTGCAGCCAACCGTTAACGCCGGTAAAATTAGGAAGCGTGATAAACAGGGTGCCTCCCGGTTTCAGGAAAGCGGCATGGCGGGCGATAATATCTTTAGTATCGTTAAAATGCTCAATTAACCCGCAAGACAATACCAGATCGTATAAATTTTTAGGGCTGTAGCTGAACAGGTCGCCTTCAATAACCTCGATATCTTTTTCCTGCAGATCGTTGGCTGCCAGTACTTGTTTTAAGGTAGAAGGATGGATATAAAAATCGAACAACGAGGTGTCCAGGCCAAAATACTTTTTAAGAAATATGGCATAATAACCCGGAAAGCCGCCAAGTTCAATAGCGGTTTTAATCTCTTTGTTACCAAGTATCTCTTTTAAAAGTTTATGGAATGTATAATGAGCAGATACTTTAAATGCCAGCCCTTCTTTTGATTCCCAATAATTAGCCCAGAAATTCCTGTCGGTAAGTTCGTTTCCCATCAGTGGGCAAATAAAAAGAAAATTTCTGATGTAGCGTAAAAACAAAGGGCGGTAAATTTACCGCCCTCGTCTGTTTATTTCAGTTGTTTCATAATTTCTGAAACGGCCCG encodes the following:
- a CDS encoding FeoB-associated Cys-rich membrane protein, encoding MIQTVIIVLLFAAALFYVGRMIYKSFTAKKGCGSNCKCGVDFSNIKPN
- a CDS encoding Crp/Fnr family transcriptional regulator, whose product is MSIAGIFPIDEWIFDSGSALNALAEEDYNRLMINSSLHTYKKGEIIFREGTVPSGIFLVHAGKVKKYKTDHLGKQQIIYIAKAKELIGYHAVLSEERYPDSAAAIENCMIYFIPAVDFMFIIKKCPLFALRLIKILSHDIKVLSNSISVLGQRTATERLAIALIVLREKYKEEDEDFKKIYLTISRSDLAYITGIAKENVVRILKDFKQEGLIETDGHKIKITDIKLLIKRANYR
- a CDS encoding FkbM family methyltransferase; this encodes MKKAIISTLQKLLGFENYLYYFSRFKAFMLKYDKYERGFLQFLDLIPPGTTLLDIGANIGITTVPMAKKFPSLTLHSFEPVPPNINALKRIIKHYKLKNVVLHEIGLADAPGELKMVIPVINGVKMQGLCHVFNEATDDPNEGEIISVPVKRLDDLAELQVVQKIAGIKIDVENFEYYVLKGAQQLLTKHKPVIYCELWANEMRQVVMDYLKEIGYIAKVYENNKLVDFINQEESNFIFINE
- a CDS encoding type 1 glutamine amidotransferase codes for the protein MINKKQPIKVAVLDLYNGISNTAISAFEKLLTDCKSLHGADMDWQVFDVRKNTALPGDKFDIYICSGGPGNPFTAHEEWDKRYFELIESLDRHNRSSATRKKYALFICHSFQLMCRQYNLGTVCLRKKPVYGIVPATFVNNGNADTVFNGLNDPFYVLDSRSWQVINPDEKVFEKMGAQLLAIEQGTAISEAEPAMMAIRFSPYFIGTQFHPEAEPAALKNNLLTATRKNEVITAHGEAHYHELLRLLNKPSILGATYDTIIPGFLKQAIDGLKAID
- the typA gene encoding translational GTPase TypA, with protein sequence MQNKIRNIAIIAHVDHGKTTLVDKILHSCAIFRDNQETGELILDNNDLERERGITIVSKNVSVRYKDVKINIIDTPGHADFGGEVERVLKMADGVLLLCDAFEGAMPQTRFVTQKALALGLKPIVVVNKVDKENCRPEEVYEQIFELFFNLEATEEQLDFPVIYGSSKQGWMNTDWKVPTDNIFPLMDAILENIPPAPISEGTLQMQITSLDYSSFVGRIAIGRVARGTIKEGQPVSLVKRDGTIQKTRIKELYTFEGLGKVKATEVQSGDICAVVGIEGFDIGDTIADFEKPEQLEVIKIDEPTMNMLFTINNSPFFGKEGKFVTSRHLRDRLYKEMEKNLALRVVETESPDAYLVYGRGILHLSVLIETMRREGYELQVGQPQVIVKEIDGVKCEPVETLIVDVPGDVAGKVIELVTQRKGDLLVMEPKGDLQHLEFDIPARGIIGLRNNVLTATGGEAIMAHRFKAYEPWKGQIPGRLNGVLVSMDTGKTTAFAIDKLQDRGRFFIDPGVDIYEGQVLGEHIRDNDLVINLTKGKQLTNMRASGSDTNVRIAPAIKFSLEESMEYIQADEYIEVTPQSIRIRKIYLNENERKINAKKFVNQ
- a CDS encoding FkbM family methyltransferase, with the translated sequence MFTEENKYPGFKPRNSFSQDGEDMILRSLLSESIVDFDHYKGFFIDIGAHHPFRYSNTAYFYEQGWQGINIEPTPDAINLFEQYRVRDKNLNVGIGAEREKRTLYQFKEPSLNTFDKELADSQAATDERYQVVGTAEVDIYPLSQLLDEHLPEATVIDFMSIDVAGLDIQLLESNNWEKYRPAYLLVEDVDNESGKVDASEIYSFLHDQGYEQLGYKTPRTLIFKVK
- a CDS encoding flippase, whose protein sequence is MRLPNIPGFDQQALEKYFKNTGWLFIGRIGSLAIKMVVGIVLANYLGATQNGVINGGLAYLSFFAAIATLGLDQYIVKELHQYPENRDAILGTSFWMKIMAGLLCIPLIFAAYHIYPAKATPYSYVFILSFTGLVQAFNVIDSYYQAQVQSKYIMRVQVIGNIISAAIKFILVLLKYPLVYFIYSYLFDIVILSTGYFFTYQSQGRSIFKWGFESKLAKKLLTYSWPLIIAGIMVSVYMKIDQIMLQNMSGAKEAGAYATVASLSEAWNFIPSIIVSSLFPAILNAKRDDEQRYKKRVQNLYDLMVYISLPTAIVITFAAPFIYTLYKHEYAYAAPVLSVHIWSGIFVFLGVASSQQLITENLNKLTFIRTGFGAVVNILLNLVLIPKMGMMGAAIATLVAYASATFLLLFIPKTFRQGVMMLKSLFLISLIQKILKR
- a CDS encoding FkbM family methyltransferase, translating into MSIISSLIELAKKPARLRSLLSFNGKGYLSEIGWFNAFDNKKPVDAEGNPIPWVTYSFIDFIKERIGKQHTVFEFGSGNSTFFYAKYAGIVVSVEHDKGWYDSIANNRPANSEIIFCELKKDGDYCRMPVKLQEKFDIIIVDGRDRVNCCKQAVEALSENGVVVLDDSEREFYKPGIDFLTSKGFKQLSFSGISPGLFYRKSTSIFYKENNCLGI
- a CDS encoding glycosyltransferase, yielding MQKLAPIALFVYNRPDHTRRTLSYLQKNLLAEDSRLYIFSDAAKTPADEQKVNEVRDMLKNVTGFKAVKVVERKQNMGLAASIIDGVSQLVNEYGKVIVFEDDLLSSPYTLQYFNEALDRYADEEKVMHIGAYMYDLKTPDLPQTFFYRAATSWGWATWARAWKNFEPDVDKLMGQFDKEKINAFSIDGTMNFWKQMQQFKAGKNNSWAIRWYASIFLKGGLTLNPSKSLIQNIGHDGTGVHSNLEDIYNVKPAQQPVTAFPDAIEEHKKTYQAIRNFLKNRKGNLLQRIVRFINQKLKT
- a CDS encoding class I SAM-dependent methyltransferase; its protein translation is MGNELTDRNFWANYWESKEGLAFKVSAHYTFHKLLKEILGNKEIKTAIELGGFPGYYAIFLKKYFGLDTSLFDFYIHPSTLKQVLAANDLQEKDIEVIEGDLFSYSPKNLYDLVLSCGLIEHFNDTKDIIARHAAFLKPGGTLFITLPNFTGVNGWLQRKYDPENYSKHNIDSMNPQLLADYCKALGLKNVKSGYYGKFSIWLENKAQQPSSVKVFFKGLWLAGKIATKIIPVDSKRLSPYIVVTATK